In one window of Desulfovibrio sp. DNA:
- the nusB gene encoding transcription antitermination factor NusB, which produces MAKAKNATRRGERELAFQVLYGLSFTPARTLEELRRSFRTSPDNLARSEESGVPVDASGFSWELVQGVWSNSAALDDAITRFSHNWRVDRMGRVELTLLRLAVYELLFRNDVPPKVSINEALELSRQFGEGNAKNFINGILDAVAKALDAGELQRLAPSANPSI; this is translated from the coding sequence ATGGCCAAGGCCAAGAATGCAACACGGCGCGGCGAACGCGAACTGGCTTTTCAGGTTTTGTACGGCCTTTCCTTCACGCCGGCCCGCACCCTTGAAGAGCTGCGCCGCAGTTTCCGCACCTCGCCGGACAACCTTGCGCGCAGCGAAGAAAGCGGCGTTCCCGTTGATGCCAGCGGCTTTTCCTGGGAACTGGTGCAGGGCGTATGGAGCAACAGCGCAGCCCTGGACGATGCCATCACCCGCTTTTCGCACAACTGGCGCGTGGACCGCATGGGCCGGGTGGAACTGACACTGCTGCGTCTGGCCGTGTATGAGCTTTTGTTCCGCAACGACGTACCGCCGAAGGTCTCCATCAATGAGGCCCTGGAACTAAGCCGCCAGTTCGGCGAAGGCAATGCCAAGAATTTTATCAACGGCATTCTCGACGCCGTGGCCAAGGCCCTTGATGCAGGCGAACTGCAAAGGCTCGCCCCGTCCGCCAATCCCTCCATCTGA
- the ribE gene encoding 6,7-dimethyl-8-ribityllumazine synthase has product MSTMTTIAGQLDAKGLKVAIVATRFNDFIVDRLVGGALDYLERHGLASENITLVRIPGAFEMPLICKKLVASGKYDGVLALGAVIRGGTPHFEYVCAEATKGIAHCMLEHSTPIGFGLLTCDNIEQAIERAGSKAGNKGVEAAAAMLETIRVMEQL; this is encoded by the coding sequence ATGAGCACTATGACAACCATTGCGGGCCAGTTGGACGCCAAGGGCCTTAAAGTGGCCATTGTGGCCACCCGCTTCAACGACTTTATTGTGGACCGCCTGGTGGGCGGCGCACTCGACTATCTGGAGCGCCACGGCCTTGCCTCCGAAAACATCACGCTTGTGCGTATTCCCGGCGCTTTCGAAATGCCCCTGATTTGCAAAAAGCTCGTGGCCTCCGGCAAATACGACGGCGTTCTCGCCCTTGGCGCCGTCATCCGTGGCGGCACTCCGCATTTTGAATATGTCTGCGCCGAAGCCACCAAGGGCATTGCCCACTGCATGCTGGAGCACAGCACGCCCATCGGTTTTGGTCTGCTCACCTGCGACAATATCGAGCAGGCCATTGAGCGTGCCGGTTCCAAGGCTGGCAACAAGGGCGTGGAAGCTGCCGCCGCCATGCTGGAAACCATCCGCGTCATGGAGCAGTTGTAA